A stretch of DNA from Drosophila virilis strain 15010-1051.87 chromosome 5, Dvir_AGI_RSII-ME, whole genome shotgun sequence:
CTATCGCTTGCTCTCATTTGTTGAGTGAGAGTGGTGTGGTGGCGAGTGCCGTTCGAATGAGCAAAGTtaagaaaagaacaaaaaaggagacaaaaaaaaatcgaagcAAAGATAGAAGTATTTGAAAGCAAGCGACGGaacaagaataaaaaaaattgcattcgCAGTTGTGTGTTTAGGCGTCACAGAGGGCGCTTTTGTGTGTTGGAAAAGTATGTTTCATTCGTGTtagtgtatgtgcgtgtgttgaaGCAATTCCGAAGCTGTGTAATTTGCATATgtagataaaaataaacatatacatatataaatatatatatagatttgtgCTTATACGTATGAAGAATGCAAATAATAATCTCACTGAATTTTCGAGCTCTGTTGAGCGtttatgtatgaatgtgtgtgtgtgtgtgcaaaagaGACACTAGGCGGCtttttgttgccttgccgTAGCTGAAATAAAACATGAACTTGACCTTGAAGCGCTTGCTAGTTGCAAAACATAAAAGCGAGTAATTAAttgctattgtttttttttttttttttttttgctttaatgtgtgtgtgtgcgtgtatttgcGTGAAATGTTGTCTAGTTATTTGTATGGCAACCATTACTAACTGTTTTTTTTGTGCTATTTTTCCATTGCATTTGCAGTTAAACTGACATAACTACAAGCATTTGACAAAAACAAGAAGGAAGATAACAGCCAGAAGATAAAGCAGACAAACCAAACAACAAGcttacaacaaaacaaaaacaaagcatatATCAACCTTGCCTGCGACACTAAACTGTAATTTCCTGAAagctgcaaaaagaaaaacgcgcCTGGCAGAGAGCACAACTCCAAGCGGCAGAGCCACGTCGAACGACGACGGTCGGCAAAAGGCTTCTTCCCTTCTCCTTCCTTTAAACTGTTTAAAAATTCGGGGCAAACATGGACGACGATCAACAGTTTTGTTTGCGCTGGAATAACCATCAGAGCACGCTAATCAGCGTCTTTGATACGTTGCTAGAAAATGAGACACTAGTCGATTGTACGCTCGCTGCCGAGGGCAAATTTCTCAAGGCCCACAAGGTGGTACTATCAGCATGCAGTCCCTATTTTGCTGTAAGTAAACAAACATACAATTAAACGTAACAaatgtaaaatttattaatatataaattgtttgcatATTGTAGACATTGCTGCAAGAACAGTACGACAAGCATCCAATTTTCATACTCAAGGATGTCAAGTACCAAGAGCTGCGCGCCATGATGGACTATATGTATCGCGGCGAGGTGAACATCTCGCAAGATCAACTGACCGCGCTACTCAAGGCCGCCGAATCGCTGCAGATCAAGGGCTTATCCGACAATCGCAGCGGCACCggcccagcagctgctgcagcacaaCAGCAAGCACCTAAACCGGATACACACCATCGCGTCAAACTGAGTGCACCCTATACACTGGAGCAGACCAAGCGTGCGCGCATCACAAGCGGCGCAGCAGCCCCTGGTGCTGGCATGGTGGATGCCGCTGATGTGTCCGGTTCGCGTGAAGGCTCCTCCAGTCCATCACGTCGTCGTCGAAAAGTGCGACGCCGCAGCATGGAAAATGGTATGTGATAAATACAAGCAATACAAACGATGCAATTGTCAACTAATACAAATTTTCCCATCTAATTATAGATGTGCACGACAACTCCAATTCGTCAGTGCTAGCCGCCGCCTCCAATCAGTCAATCCTCCAACAAACAAGCGCTGGCCTTGCTGCCTCCGCACTGGTCAGCACTCAATTGGCCAGCGGCAGTGCAGCAAGTGCAACGGCCGTCAGTGCAACAGCctgcggcaacagcagcagcagcggaagCCAAGTATCGAACCAGCCATtgaccaccagcagcagcagtaacgtTACCAAAAAGACTGAAAGCGCTAAACTAACATCGACCGCAGCTGTCCAGGGCGccccacaacagcagcagcagcagcagcagcaacaaacaacaagcgATGCCATTAACACCGACaatgtacaacaacaacaacaacaacaacagaatcAAGGCGCCCAAGGCGATGCTGAAGATATGGATGTGGCAAGTGGTGCAGCTGGCGGTGCAACTGGCACCGTTGCCGTTCACACTGGCGTCGTTAAGCAATTGACAACGCTCGATAAGTCGAATCATAAACAGAAGATCAAAGATAATAgcataacaacaactgaaatgGTAATTGAGCCCAAGGCCGAATACGATGATGATGCGCACGATGAGAATGTTGAGGATTTGACTTTGGATGAGGAGGATATGACAATGGAGGAGCTGGACCAAGCGGCCAGCACCAGTCAGGGTGGCGAAGGATCTAGTCAAGGTTGGTTTCCGCAtctttaaattcaataaaagttctttaattaatatcgatttaccttctttttttttcaaatttatagcATATGCAACATGGCAACACGACAGATCTCAGGATGAACTTGGACTAATGGCCGCACAGGATGCACAGCAACGGGATCCACAAGGTGAGTTTTTCATTGCATACTCTATACTCGGAAAGATAGTTCAagactatacatatataaatatataataatacaaatgaaaaagcaaaaacagtTAGAAATATGGTTAGACCAGCCGAGCACGACGACCAGctaaaattttcaaatgcaaattagtAGACGCATAAATATGCTCTTTATAAAGACAattatttttcacacaactcTCAATTcacaatatttgttttacgTTTTCGAttacaactaataaataactaaatacattttttgaaattaaatgaatcaTAACATAAAACTGCAAAAAGTCGTGCTCCGAAAAAAGCTCTTAAACGTTTGAGAAAGAATTGTTTGTTAGGCAGAAAGTGTAGAAAGAAAGTAAAGataaaaaacaagcaacaagaaatatgcaaaaacactaaaaaaaaaaaaaatgaaaaagaaaaaacaaacaaaattcgAAGCGGCGgcacagcaaacaaaaaaaatttaagaacaaATCATTTCACAAATGTTTCAAgtataattaaaaagttaaatttattgcttatgtttttacttaaaaatattttttttttgtgttgctttGCTCCGCTCTCGATGCTTTAGCCAAAAATAATTacctaaaaacaaaaaaaaaaaaaaaaaaacataatttgtgCAAGTTGAAAGTATACtactcttttatttattttgagtttttttttttttaatataactaacttcaattgtttttttttttttatgatttgatCACACATAATTCGTATAactcgattttttttgttctgtatatatttattgtactTATTATACtacattaatataatttttaacacacataaatgaaaaacacaACCAACcaccaacaaaaacatttgctACTATTTACCCAAGCCCCCGATATAGCTATCCTTCACTATATAACTAACTTTTTTACTATAAAATAACAACTCACCAAACTACCATCAATTCATTTGCGCTTTATGAAATGTGTTCAATGTatgatttgttttaatatacacatatatatatataaatattattttttattacatatatatatcattttatatatatatatatatatattatactatTTGGTAATCATTTGGTTCTCTTATGTATTTGGTGTTCTTTGTGCCGCATTTggtttttaacattttgttatgtatatatattttatatatttattgtttaacacacaaacacacacacacacacacacaaacatattttttttatatacttatttagTTGCCATGCTATTTTAACATAAGCCGCAAGCTGCTGCTCCATaagttctctctctctatctctatctctctctctcactttaaACTCATTCGCTGCCAGAGCATTCAAGAAAACGAAGACACTTCAATTGCGCTCTCCCACGCTCAGCACATTtccccacacgcacacagacagagacagatatacacacacatacacacacattcatacagcACACTGCAGCTTCAACTTTGATTGTGTTGTGTTAagttagtttttaattatgttttgtgCGTGAGtgtaatatgtgtgtgtgtgtgtgtgcgtgtgcgtgtgagttGATAACAAAAGTTGCCGTTATCAATAGCAATACTCATATGTACGTCACTTTAGTTATTGCTATGCctggttgtgtgtgtatgtattcaCAACGTTGCTCTCTCcccacgtgtgtgtgtgcgtgtgcgtgtgcgtgtctgCCCAACGTTGCTTTCTCTgtccctctcactctctcaccGAAAGCTCTAGTGTTTGTTTCAAGTGCTGCTGCAGTCCTGTCAAaagttttgttgttattgttggtaaACCACTTCTAGCAATtttaacaagcaaaaaaaaaaaagaaactatcTAAATTCAagtttaacttttgtttttgttaaaagtcatacaacacacgcacatcatacccacacatacacacacacacatatatatatttcacaaCAAACCCCCATTTCGGCACTGTTTGTTATCATTTTTGTTACATTTGCTTTTCGCCATATTCATAATTGCGAACATCTGTTGATTCGTCTTCGAACTTAGAactttttcccattttcccCTCTACAGCGCGAGctaatgttttttttacacgattttagttgattttttttgttctttttaaacaatatatacatatatatatatttatataaaaaaaaatacgcatGCAGTtcttaaattgtaattttagtactatgtatatttatctatatattatattatacatacaatgtctatgtatatatataattttgctttattttggtTGACGGgacttttttgtttcatttattgACTTTAATTTGTGTTTATCCATTATGTTTTATGCTAGTTTTTAAGAAATTCTCGTTTACTCTCCGAGTTTGGCAATTCTTTTTGACCAAGCAAGAGAGCGCGTGCGCGCAGCTTTTCGCTCCGTTTACCGTTACGTTCAATGCACACGCGCGGCGCTCTCTCTTGAGAGCGCATTGCGCACGCATTATCGCGCGTTCCTTTTGTAAACTTTAACGAGTCAAGTGAATCAGTGTACAAAGTAGCAGcaaaaaaaggagcaaaagaTGAAGGAGAAGAGCGGATCAGCTTGGTACAGAGTTGCTGTCGCCCTTGCCctcgccgttgccgttgccgtaaGCACATCCGCCCGATCAAGTTAATGCCGCGCATTTAAAGCACGTAGCCATCCAGTGGGTGGTGAGGTACAGTTGTTGCTTAAGCGCTGGTACTTGATGGTGGCGCCCTCTACAGTCGGTGGTCATCAGATACTCTTTTGCGCTTATTACCAGGTAAGTATGCTTCGCTCGACGGTATCGGTTGGGCGAAGTGcgaacaaaatgaaattaattttgatattttaagttcgttttttgtttgtgccaAACAAATCCAAACCAAATATCCAAACCTCTTCCCCCATGAGCTTTCCACAGTTTCCTAAACTCCACTCCAtccaaagaaaaaacaaaacattcaTCATACATTTTACCTTCCccctccaaaaaaaaaacaaaaagaaaaaacatttttacagAGTTTTCAGGTAATGTAGCAAACAGAGAGCAAAGCTTTGCCTAAAAATAAAGCTCTTCCACTCTATTTgaagcaattttttttataatatattgcTTACACTTAAAGCGCCGCCCCAGGGTAAGCTATAAACTAtctaaaaaattataatcatACTTCATTTACCTATTTTACGCTGCATTATTATTAAGTGTATACAcattaaattacatatatatacatatatatatatatatatatttattgtatatatatcatacatatctcttattattattataatttattctaCGTCAATTTACATTTACCTTGCATTACGCTCCAGCCAATTGAGTCtctgttttatgttttaattttatacattAAATCTTAAACAGAAATTGCTTGAAGCGGTGCCAACAAACcccaatttttaaatgatctctgatttatatataacaaaGAATCTCGACACCAACAAACAAGAAACCCAACAATTTTCCTCGACAGTAAACCAagaacaacacaaacaaaacaaagttttTACCTCTTATTTCTCAAAGTTATATTTcacaatttgttttcaatcTTTTtaaagtgttgttgttattgattaTGTTTTGATTGTTCTATTGCTTTGAACAGGTTTCATTAGGTTTGCATTTTGTAGgctaacaaataaattatattattacatGTATAGAAaagtaatataattttttttttttttgaaagaaTAGGTCTGGTATTTCAAGTTAGATGTGTCTATAATGTATGTACTTTGTTCATATGGAACGTGCGTCATTTGTCTGGTCAAACCACTTACTTTCTGTGTCTATATAGCTGTGTAGATCCTCTATCCCTTGGCGCGCGCCCCCCTTCCGCTCGGGCTCAAAGCTTGTTTTCTCATAATTTAtaagcgcgcgcgcgcgccccCTTCCGTTGTTAAGTCTTGATGCTGCTAGTCGCAGCTCAGTTCTGGGCTCTGTGGTACTCTCTTTCGTTCAACTCTTTCGctgtctcgctcgctctctgctgctgctgctgttgttgttgttgttgttaattgtTAATCAACATCAAGTTGAAAGATTCGTTCAAGTTCAAGGTCGGACAAAGATTTTTCTACACTTTTGTGTGCTTTATGTGCGagaggtttttgtttttgtgcgtttttttttttttaaatcaacttTTTGTAGGCATGATTGCGTCTTTGTTTTGGACATTTCAGatagaaaatgtttatatctGTGTATATGATGTGCTAaagcacatttattttttctgctgTGCATTCCCTCTTGATGCTAATGATCATTTTGTAGATGAGTGTATTCTGTTTTCATTGGTTAGTAGTTGCATTGGGAAACAAGTTTCTtttcaagtgttttttttttttggcgggGTATTCCCGGACGGCAGATTCATTAGCATATTATTGTCTACAAATTATTGAAAGCGgtgaataaaaaatacattaaacTTTGAACACTCCCACCATAGAAAATAATTCCTTGAATAATGCTGAAAAATGCTATTTGTGTTTTGATTATTCACGGGATTTTGTCATTCCTCCACTTCAATTCTTTGACGCCTTTATCGAATATTTGTTTGACATTTGCACTCTGACTTTTGCGGTTTAATAATTGCGTTTCGGTTGCAGAAGTTGTTTAGTTGGCCTTGACCCAATTCGAGCCAAGTGCTTGGCTGGCCTGTAAAAGCACAAGAATCAAATGCTTTTAaggttgtcgctgctgctgctgctgcaatgcGAATAAAGCTTTTTGTGATAActgtacacacacgcacacatctgtatgtgtgtatctgtgtgtgtgtgcacacgcGAACGTTCTAACGTAATTGGCATATAAACtagtttatatattaaaaaaaaaaaaaaaacatacacaaaTTTAATCTTAgcatttgaatgcaaatgTGTACAAATTTTATTGCTCTAATAATCCCAATTGAATTAAGCTttccatatgtatatgtatgttgtaGTGTACACTTTTCTCCATATCTATTTACTTTGTAGTTTGGTAATAGTTTTTAAACTGGGCCTTTTCTTGCTTTCAACTTgtacaattgcaatttttggtTAAAAGAAAATCTGAGATTTAAGCGCCAAAGACGAAAAGAGCTTTTTTCATGAGGTCAAGGTGTGAGCTTAAGGAGGACTAGAAGATAAATTAGCAAGTCTGTTaggaatttgtttttgcttatttgTGTGTCAtactcttcctctctctctctctccctctctctttatcTATATCCGGTCTGCCCGGTGTGTAGGCATGCTAATGCAGCCGAGCTTAAAGCTCAATGCGAACACCCGAAGAAAGTCCAGCCGATCGATGGcaatgcaacagcaaaaacgcCGCCAGTCAGCTAAATCGATGTCCACGTCCACGTCCATGTcctcgtcgccgtcgtcgtcgtcgttgccgTTGCACGTGTGTCCCACCTGTGGTCGCATTTATCAAACGCTTTCCACATTGACGCGCCACATGCGCAAAGAGTGCAATCAGCCCAAGCTGTTCATATGCCACCTGTGTGGCCAGGGCTTTCACTATAATTTCAAGCTGCAACATCATTACCATCACACACACCGGCTCAGTGCCTGATCCTAAAGCAACAAaccttttgtttgttttactgtacacaattgcatatttttgttacaaagaaaaaaaagaatgaaaaaacaagtaaaaaaaaaaaataaaactcaactattcaatttaaatgaaaagtaaATTTAATTCGTTTGCGCGTACTACTAGTCGGTtaactgtttgtttgtttttgccagAAATTGAGAGCGAGAGCGTTTTAAGAGCTTTTTTCACAATTAGCGAGCTTTTAGTAAGGATATATTAGTATTTCTTGatttgtgcttgttgttgttgcctaaGCCTGAGCCATGTTCtcttctatctctctctctctctctctctttttacATTGTGCGTGCGTGCAGCCGAAGTCGCCCCCGCCTCTGATACACTGTTGCCACAAATTGTTGCCGTGCGTGGTCGCTCAAGTCGCAATGCTCGAAGAAAGCCCAATGCCACCAACATCCCGTCCCCCTTTCAATCGACGGCCACGGGCGCCGCCACACGCAGCAAGCCCAGGCGTAAACGTAAattgggcagcagcagcagcagtaaattGATTACGTCGCGCAGGTAAATGTGTgctttcactctctctctctctcacacacatacacactcaagTTGTGCTTGGCTCTCTTACAAATCAGTCTTTCGTCCACTTTCGTTGTGTTTCTCTTTAGAAATGTATCGGCGATCAGCAGCGAGTCGGCAACAGCATCGACATCAACGTCGTCTTCTTTAGCGATGGCGGGCGGAGCTGGGGCGTCGGCGCCTTACGTCTGCCAGACATGCGGTCGCAGGTATCAGGTGTTGGGCACATTGACGCGCCACATGCGCAAAGAGTGCAACCAGCCAAAGAAATATGTGTGTCGCATGTGCGGACGCGGTTTTCACTATAATTTCAAGCTGCAAGATCACTACTATTACGTTCACAAGGGCGTCTCAAAGAGAGACTTTAAGAACGACGAGGAGAGCTTAGGCTAAGAGTGTACTGTacacatttaaaaatgttgtttgtaAATCATGATGAAAAGCGCTAATAAAGCCACTGAGAGACACACACGAGTGTGTTTCGTTCAATTTTGTATGTGacaatgtgcgtgtgtgtgtgtgtgtgtatgtgtatgtgtgtatactaTTACAAGCTTAGGACAGGCCAGCATAGGACAgtgttgtttgtgtgtatgtgtgtgcacaggCTAGGTGTAGACAGTTTAATACGCCGCATGCACAGCAGAGAGAGACAATAGTTTCGTTCAAATTGGTTCGAACAGAGCAGGAATATAGAAAGCTTAATACGCACAAGCAGAGCAGTTGAGAGTTGcctttgaaatattttatgcaaagtTGTCGTCGTGCATGCGCACACAAATACGTAGTTAAAACAAGCTTTTaccttgctctctctctctctctctctctctctctctctcgctcttgccAAACATCTCATTGCAGGTCTTCTTGAGTTGAGCTTAAATCAAGCCTCCTCGTTTTACTATGAGCCCGATATACCGCTGCTACtaccgccgctgccgctgccgctgccgccgccaacCCCTGCGTCAGGGCCAACGCTGCGACGCGGCAAATTGAGATCGCGTAAGAGGAGAAATAATAGCGCAGCTGTcgctgcggctgcagcagctaaaaaattaatggcgcCACCGCCAATACCGCAGCCGCCGCTATCGGAGCGCAGCAGCTCGGCAGCGACAATGGCGCGCAATGCCGAGCTACGGGACGATGGCAAACTGCAGTGTCCGCAATGCCCGAACGCATATACCCGTCTGTCGGCGCTGAAGCGTCACATAGAGTTCGAGTGCGGCCAATTGGAGAATTTCCGTTGCGCGGTTTGTGATGCGGGCTTCAAGCGTAAAGATTCATTGAATCGGCATTGCAAGGTCAAGAAGCATATTaccaaatatttgtattaggttctttcactctctctctcacaaattatatattagactgtttttttcttcttctttcaatTGATTAAAGTGCGTAATTTATTGCTGCGGCAGTCAGACGTCAAAATGATAGTCGAGTGTTTGTTGTTTCAAGGATATTCAACCgtaacacacatatacacacacatactcttACACCTATAAAAACATACAGACAAACGAACAGTTCCAAAAAGTCCCCATCAACCAATATGAAGAGAAAGCCTAATTTTTGTTAATACGTGTGATGCTCTCTTTCgtgcctgcgtgtgtgtgtgtgtctcctTTCTCTCATTGCTGCAACTGTTGTGCCTGCCCGAAAGCTCGTCTTGCACTCACACCTTCACACATATTCATgcttattatatttaacacTAATGAAAGCTCTCTTGCATCATTAAATTTACGCTCTTCTATAGAGAGGCTTGCGCGTCTCTCTTTACCCTCGCCTCTCAACTCTTCTCTTCTGTCTACTCCACTCCACTCTTATCTTTTGCTCTGttcttctatttgtttttattcttttttttttttattattttaaaattttacttttattaacCTGTGTGCGCTCTGCTGTGcattttacaaataattttgcctgtttgaaatttgtttttgtttgacaAAACGCGTTAAACCAAACCCCAACaaacattaatttattaatttgaacGAATAATTGCAAAGAAGAAAAGCTGAATTAAAACACGCTACGAAAAAGGccttttaacaaaattaaaaattaaaaaaaaaaataaaaaaaaagcttacACAAAACTATTTTATTGTTAACGGCATTTTGATAACAACTAATTATTGCTTGTTTTGTGCCTTGAAAATGAGAActaaaaaaccaacaaaaaaataataataataataaaaaagcatgccaaaatcaataattattaACGTACTCTCTGCTGagccaaatgaaatgaaaattacataagaattacaaaattatttcaaattatgAGAAATATcaaccaaaacaaacaaaacaaaaacaaatttcaggctatcaacaactgcaactgcaactgcaacaacagcaacaagacagcagcaacagcagctacaaacAGGACGACAGCTGCGATATGCATTTACACTATCaaggaacagcagcaactgcaactgcaactgcaacaacaacagcaacagcatcaaatgtggcagctgcaacaacaacaccgcATCATTTTCAAGCGCCGCAATTTGATAATTTTCAGTCTATGCTTAGTTCaggtgctgc
This window harbors:
- the lola gene encoding longitudinals lacking protein, isoforms H/M/V isoform X10; its protein translation is MDDDQQFCLRWNNHQSTLISVFDTLLENETLVDCTLAAEGKFLKAHKVVLSACSPYFATLLQEQYDKHPIFILKDVKYQELRAMMDYMYRGEVNISQDQLTALLKAAESLQIKGLSDNRSGTGPAAAAAQQQAPKPDTHHRVKLSAPYTLEQTKRARITSGAAAPGAGMVDAADVSGSREGSSSPSRRRRKVRRRSMENDVHDNSNSSVLAAASNQSILQQTSAGLAASALVSTQLASGSAASATAVSATACGNSSSSGSQVSNQPLTTSSSSNVTKKTESAKLTSTAAVQGAPQQQQQQQQQQTTSDAINTDNVQQQQQQQQNQGAQGDAEDMDVASGAAGGATGTVAVHTGVVKQLTTLDKSNHKQKIKDNSITTTEMVIEPKAEYDDDAHDENVEDLTLDEEDMTMEELDQAASTSQGGEGSSQAYATWQHDRSQDELGLMAAQDAQQRDPQDLRTLYCNFATAVVAAAASKATTATKTPAAATAATIVDSSSSSSNNCQATAAAAAASATEMREVFEPEVTIRRMYKCGNNNCNSEANALATIANNNNSNSSSSNKLHCNASNCSGCQMSAAAASFQLANLLNSSMLLPTAAAAAAAAAAAAAAATTTTPTAAAATTTSAAATKPMRTSNNNNNNNNSNSNNNNNNNHLLRVASGVVVGTSSSSSSSSSLKKSASVQFHCEFCNFSCSWRYDLKLHLRQKHGIHQLKKS
- the lola gene encoding longitudinals lacking protein, isoforms H/M/V isoform X16, which produces MDDDQQFCLRWNNHQSTLISVFDTLLENETLVDCTLAAEGKFLKAHKVVLSACSPYFATLLQEQYDKHPIFILKDVKYQELRAMMDYMYRGEVNISQDQLTALLKAAESLQIKGLSDNRSGTGPAAAAAQQQAPKPDTHHRVKLSAPYTLEQTKRARITSGAAAPGAGMVDAADVSGSREGSSSPSRRRRKVRRRSMENDVHDNSNSSVLAAASNQSILQQTSAGLAASALVSTQLASGSAASATAVSATACGNSSSSGSQVSNQPLTTSSSSNVTKKTESAKLTSTAAVQGAPQQQQQQQQQQTTSDAINTDNVQQQQQQQQNQGAQGDAEDMDVASGAAGGATGTVAVHTGVVKQLTTLDKSNHKQKIKDNSITTTEMVIEPKAEYDDDAHDENVEDLTLDEEDMTMEELDQAASTSQGGEGSSQAYATWQHDRSQDELGLMAAQDAQQRDPQENTWTLAVKSVTSLNNIASTLQHAAEASPLASSQHICPRCDKAYTYKKNLWRHLRFECGRLPTEKCQHCHYVARYKHSLNMHMKTQHPDQTASGVARGLFEAQTRGKLV
- the lola gene encoding longitudinals lacking protein, isoforms H/M/V isoform X20 → MDDDQQFCLRWNNHQSTLISVFDTLLENETLVDCTLAAEGKFLKAHKVVLSACSPYFATLLQEQYDKHPIFILKDVKYQELRAMMDYMYRGEVNISQDQLTALLKAAESLQIKGLSDNRSGTGPAAAAAQQQAPKPDTHHRVKLSAPYTLEQTKRARITSGAAAPGAGMVDAADVSGSREGSSSPSRRRRKVRRRSMENDVHDNSNSSVLAAASNQSILQQTSAGLAASALVSTQLASGSAASATAVSATACGNSSSSGSQVSNQPLTTSSSSNVTKKTESAKLTSTAAVQGAPQQQQQQQQQQTTSDAINTDNVQQQQQQQQNQGAQGDAEDMDVASGAAGGATGTVAVHTGVVKQLTTLDKSNHKQKIKDNSITTTEMVIEPKAEYDDDAHDENVEDLTLDEEDMTMEELDQAASTSQGGEGSSQAYATWQHDRSQDELGLMAAQDAQQRDPQAPGSYASNSSQTPPPTSSAAHSLIRDYWYELKFSDLFKFINPDGRYQCPRFNCLKSYKDASSLQRHIREHLDAGCEVGYLAK
- the lola gene encoding longitudinals lacking protein isoform X4; translated protein: MDDDQQFCLRWNNHQSTLISVFDTLLENETLVDCTLAAEGKFLKAHKVVLSACSPYFATLLQEQYDKHPIFILKDVKYQELRAMMDYMYRGEVNISQDQLTALLKAAESLQIKGLSDNRSGTGPAAAAAQQQAPKPDTHHRVKLSAPYTLEQTKRARITSGAAAPGAGMVDAADVSGSREGSSSPSRRRRKVRRRSMENDVHDNSNSSVLAAASNQSILQQTSAGLAASALVSTQLASGSAASATAVSATACGNSSSSGSQVSNQPLTTSSSSNVTKKTESAKLTSTAAVQGAPQQQQQQQQQQTTSDAINTDNVQQQQQQQQNQGAQGDAEDMDVASGAAGGATGTVAVHTGVVKQLTTLDKSNHKQKIKDNSITTTEMVIEPKAEYDDDAHDENVEDLTLDEEDMTMEELDQAASTSQGGEGSSQAYATWQHDRSQDELGLMAAQDAQQRDPQDLSRKENTAPSATAGEIQRGLQRSILNVKREEQKLQLPGSRRKRLSVSEVSDMLFEFYKTKSAKAPKQQQPQQLQQDPVELSKYGQVSPTSAETLEPSSIAAIAVYGAASETASKNLMADEMQQLSAAAGAGSFHPRLKYSLKTAAGANAVPAELNLVPGVTAIPTSVLVANAAAAAAAPVHKPPAAAIAEALMRNGLHSFQQQLRAQEILRQQTPQRRLPDGPDNNIGGNDVTPTKILENLLRKQQQRDMRHSECENEPGSSTEDEEDARFNAFEDIQLMDQSGSVAGGKFGNYTLNMFTSNANSSSGSLKEAQAQAFRQLEFTLSDYGGSSSNCSTTSPNGIGLDGEPVYECRHCGKKYRWKSTLRRHENVECGGKEPAHQCPYCPYKSKQRGNLGVHVRKHHTDLPQLPSKRRSKYSMNMEGGGGGAGGMSLSGSISDDSQGKLIIDCNK
- the lola gene encoding longitudinals lacking protein, isoforms H/M/V isoform X14; this translates as MDDDQQFCLRWNNHQSTLISVFDTLLENETLVDCTLAAEGKFLKAHKVVLSACSPYFATLLQEQYDKHPIFILKDVKYQELRAMMDYMYRGEVNISQDQLTALLKAAESLQIKGLSDNRSGTGPAAAAAQQQAPKPDTHHRVKLSAPYTLEQTKRARITSGAAAPGAGMVDAADVSGSREGSSSPSRRRRKVRRRSMENDVHDNSNSSVLAAASNQSILQQTSAGLAASALVSTQLASGSAASATAVSATACGNSSSSGSQVSNQPLTTSSSSNVTKKTESAKLTSTAAVQGAPQQQQQQQQQQTTSDAINTDNVQQQQQQQQNQGAQGDAEDMDVASGAAGGATGTVAVHTGVVKQLTTLDKSNHKQKIKDNSITTTEMVIEPKAEYDDDAHDENVEDLTLDEEDMTMEELDQAASTSQGGEGSSQAYATWQHDRSQDELGLMAAQDAQQRDPQDFVRHGPRNQLLCQCGRYYNTMNRLMLHQSEECQDFKRFQCDYCLKWFKRRSHLNRHKKLHQAVLAAERRLIYRQNQKQKLAAAKTNTTATATTATTSITTTETTTATGTTKPTSRTSSRPLSAIDPMFLYTTEIKVEYESDDVDIS